The genomic region TGGGTGCTTTGCCTGCTTTGCCAGTCGCTGCGGGTGAAGCGCCATCGAAGGCGGTTCTTAACCTTTCGACGAGTTTGGGGACTTCTACACCCATCAGGGCGTTGTTGATAGAGTTCCTGCTGAAGATGTTACCGAAACTGCCCGAGACTACGAGTGGTAAGCCCTTTGCTAGGATCGCGGTGGCCGCTTGTTCTCGTGAGGAACCACAACCGAAGTTATATCCGGAGACGAGAATGTCGCCGGGCTTCGCAATTTTGGCGAATTCCTTGTCGTAGTTCTCCATTACTACTGTGGCCATCTTGGCGGGGTCGGAGCTGAAGGCGTCGTCGTAGGTGTATTTGCCCGGGTAGATGGCGTCGGTGTTGACGTTGTCGGCATTGCACCATACTATCTCACCGGTGACTTTTTCTGGGAAGCCGGGGAGGATTTCGGTCAGGCCGGTTGAGGTCTCCTCGGCTGGTGAGGAGGACTCCGTGGAGGAGCTTGAGAGCTTCGTCTCGGCTTGTTCGATGGCAGAGTCTGCTTGCTGGATGATCTTCTCCAATGCATCCTCAATGCTGATCATGCGCTCTTCGTCCTTGACACCATCGCCGTAACCGCGGCTTACGCCTGACCAGTTGGCCGGCTTCTCGTACCAACCTGGGCCGGCGATCTTGCCTTGTAGCGCACTGGCTGCGACGACTTCAGGGCTTGCTAGATATGCTTTGGCATCTGTGCTACCCATGCGGCCTTTGAAGTTTCTGTTACTGGCAGAGATGCCGTTCTCGCCAGGCTCAAGAAGACCCGTGCCGAGACCGATACATGGACCGCAGCCTGAAGGCAGTGGCTCGGCACCGGCATCGAGCAGAGCCTGCCAGTCGCCCTGCTCTTCTGCGGCCTTCTGCTCTGGCAACGAAGCTGCAGCAATGTAGAACTTGACACCGTCTGCAATCTTTGGAACTTTGCCATTCACATCTGCCGCGCTCTTAAACACTTTAGCGGCTGCTTCTAGATCAGATCGGCGAGAATTTGTGCAAGAGACAAGATATGCCTTCTGGATCTTGATGTCCTGTGCTTCGAGCTCGTTAAGGGGTGTGGCGACCTTGACAGAGTTTGGACCAGACACGTATGGGCATAATGTCGACAGATCCAGGAACAGTTCCTTCGCGTATGTGGCGCCCTTGTCAGCACTCAGTGGGTTGGCAAAGAGTTCATCAAGTCGTTCGTGGTTGAAGCGATCGGTAGTCAGACTTGCGGTTTCGGATGGGGACTTGTACATGCTAGCCTCTGTGGCCTTGAATCGTAGCCAGCCTCTCAGCACATCGTCGATAGGGAACAAGCCAGACAGCGCTCCCCACTCGGTGGTCATGTTCGCGATTGCCAGCCTGTCGTCAACGGGTAGACTTCGCATCGTGTTTGTCGATCCAGTAAACTCAATTGCATGGTTGAGCACTTGGTCGTTGTTGAACAGACCAGCGAGCGCAACAATCACGTCCTTGCCCGTTACACCTTCCGGGAGAATACCAGTCAAGGTGACGTTGGCAATAGGAGGAATCTGCCACCATGTTCGTCCAGTTGCCCAGATACTCGCAGCATCCGTCCGCACGACCGGTGTACCCAAGCAGCCTACGCCACCATACATGTTCGAATGACTGTCACTCGCGACTGCCATGGTACCAGGCCAAGCATAACCCTCCTCAACCATAATCTGATGTCCAATGCCACGACCAGCCGGGTAAAAGTCGACGCCCTGCTTCTTCGCGAAGCCCTCGATCTGCTCGTACTTCTTGAGGTTCTTCTCGCTCCTGTTCTGGACATCGTGGTCAAGGGCCATGACGATTTGCTTGGGATCGTGGACCTTGGTTGCGCCAATGCTCATGAACTTGGTCGCGACAGGCCAGGAGTTGTCGTGGGTCATGCATTGCTGCGGCGATAGCGTCACGTAGTCGCCGGCCTTGACGAACTTGCCGTCGGGGAGTGCTTGGGAGTATCGTTGAACAATCTTCTCCGTCAACGTCTGTGGTGTTGTGGGTGTAGACTTGGCGCTGTGCAGGATGTCTGCGGGAGTGTTCTGAAGCTGTGAGGAGAAGGCGTCTGTAAGTTGGGCGAGACGTGTTGGTCGCGTACTCGAGATGTCGCGTGGGCCATGTTGGAGGGGTGTAGCCATGGGTAGACTCGTTCGCGAAGCTGCAATGCATGGTGGCGGTTGAAAGACAGTCTGTTTCGTTGACACGTTGGCATCCGTCTCCTACACTTTCTCCCTTTCGCTACTGATGGATGGTACTTACTGTCCTCGCCAACCTCTGCAGGCTTCGACCTGCTCCTGCTCCTGCTCCTGCTCCTGCTCTCAATGCCATGACTCCCAGGACGCCGCCAAGTACGATGCAGTGAAGCAGTCCTTGCAGTTGTGTCAGGGGAACAATGCTCAACAATGACTGTGACTGGCCAATGGCGCGAGAGGTAGAACTAATGAAGCGATGCACAATTTCTGGGATGCCTGCGACTGCCGAGGCCCCGAGCAGTTGATGACTGCAATGGTTGTGTGCTGCTGCTTGGACAAATGTGAACACGCCCTCTCCTTCTCTTGCTCCCACAAACACACTACACTGCCGTCGAGACACATAGCTTTCGAACATGCCTTCAAGAGACTCGATCCACTACTTTGGCGCTGGTCCAGCACCGCTGCCAACCCCAGTGCTCGAGGAAGCATCAAAAGTCATCTTGAACTACAACGATTCTGGAATCGGCATTACAGAGATCTCGCATCGTTCTGGAGACGCCAATGCCATCTTAGCACGCACGCAGAAGGCGCTTCGTCAGCTACTCGACATTCCCGAGTCCGATGGCCCAGATGGCTACCAGATCCTCTTCCTCCAAGGTGGAGGTAGCGGTGGTTTCAGCGATGTGGTTTCCAACCTGGTATCTGTTTGGGTCGCAAACCAGCTCAAGAATGTCGGTGGAGATGAGACCAAGCTGAGAGAGATGGTCGCGAAAAACTTGAAGTTGGACTACTTCGTCACTGGATCCTGGTCTCTCAAAGCCTCGCAAGAAGCAGCTCGACTTGTAGGAGGCGAACACGTCAACATCGTCACCGACGCCCGCAAGCAAAACGATGGCAAATTTGGCAAGATCCCGGAACAATCCTCCTGGGCCCCCACCCCAGATGCCGACTCAGTGGCATTAACCTACTACTGCGATAACGAGACCGTCGACGGCGTCGAGTTCCAAGCCGCACCAGATGGCGCCAACCTCGTAGCAGACATGAGCAGCAACTTCCTCTCCCGCGCCGTAGACGTCAAGAAGCACGCTGTAATCTTCGGCGGCGCACAGAAGAACATCGGCACAACTGGTATCACAATTTACATCATCTCAAACAAAGTGCTCCCGCCACACGCAGAATACGCAAAGCCAGAGCTGATGCGGAAGTTGGGTCTGTCTGTCAGCCCGATCGTTTTCGATTACCCAACCAT from Fulvia fulva chromosome 2, complete sequence harbors:
- a CDS encoding Phosphoserine aminotransferase, producing MPSRDSIHYFGAGPAPLPTPVLEEASKVILNYNDSGIGITEISHRSGDANAILARTQKALRQLLDIPESDGPDGYQILFLQGGGSGGFSDVVSNLVSVWVANQLKNVGGDETKLREMVAKNLKLDYFVTGSWSLKASQEAARLVGGEHVNIVTDARKQNDGKFGKIPEQSSWAPTPDADSVALTYYCDNETVDGVEFQAAPDGANLVADMSSNFLSRAVDVKKHAVIFGGAQKNIGTTGITIYIISNKVLPPHAEYAKPELMRKLGLSVSPIVFDYPTIAKNNSLYNTLPIFDVWIAGKVMERLLELHPSSGGARIAGQQAESEKKSQLLYSVLDKNEIYRVVPDKSIRSRMNICFRIKGGDDDVEKAFLKGAEELGLKGLKGHRSVGGIRCSNYNAVPVVAAEKLAMYLEDFAAKQP
- a CDS encoding Homoaconitase, mitochondrial, translated to MALRAGAGAGAGAGRSLQRLARTTVFQPPPCIAASRTSLPMATPLQHGPRDISSTRPTRLAQLTDAFSSQLQNTPADILHSAKSTPTTPQTLTEKIVQRYSQALPDGKFVKAGDYVTLSPQQCMTHDNSWPVATKFMSIGATKVHDPKQIVMALDHDVQNRSEKNLKKYEQIEGFAKKQGVDFYPAGRGIGHQIMVEEGYAWPGTMAVASDSHSNMYGGVGCLGTPVVRTDAASIWATGRTWWQIPPIANVTLTGILPEGVTGKDVIVALAGLFNNDQVLNHAIEFTGSTNTMRSLPVDDRLAIANMTTEWGALSGLFPIDDVLRGWLRFKATEASMYKSPSETASLTTDRFNHERLDELFANPLSADKGATYAKELFLDLSTLCPYVSGPNSVKVATPLNELEAQDIKIQKAYLVSCTNSRRSDLEAAAKVFKSAADVNGKVPKIADGVKFYIAAASLPEQKAAEEQGDWQALLDAGAEPLPSGCGPCIGLGTGLLEPGENGISASNRNFKGRMGSTDAKAYLASPEVVAASALQGKIAGPGWYEKPANWSGVSRGYGDGVKDEERMISIEDALEKIIQQADSAIEQAETKLSSSSTESSSPAEETSTGLTEILPGFPEKVTGEIVWCNADNVNTDAIYPGKYTYDDAFSSDPAKMATVVMENYDKEFAKIAKPGDILVSGYNFGCGSSREQAATAILAKGLPLVVSGSFGNIFSRNSINNALMGVEVPKLVERLRTAFDGASPAATGKAGKAPITEPAQNSQSLDSPPPAPQATPAEKPLTVRTGWTFTWDVKRSLVLIQEGEGGESWTQKVGELPPNVQDIIAKGGLEKWVQSQIASESKL